GCGGATCCGGCTCATCCATGCTGGCAGCCGGGGCACGTATGGCGCGCCCCGCATCCATGCAGAGCTGCGGTTGACGCATGGGGTCCGCTGTGGTCGGAAGCGGGTCGCCCGGCTGATGCGGGCTATGGGGCTGGCCGGCGTGCACCGGCGCCGGACCCGGGGGATCACACTCCGGGATCCCCGCCGCCCCGTCTACCCTGATCGGCTGGGTCGGCAGTTTGTGCCCGATGCCCCCAACCGGGTGTGGGTGGCGGACCTCACGCAGCATCGCACGGAGGAAGGCTGGCTGTACCTGGCCACGGTGGTGGATGCCTTCTCCCGCGCCGTGGTGGGCTGGGCCATGGGGACCGGCCCGTGGCGGAGTTGGTGGTCGACGCCGTCACCATGGCGGTACGGCGTCGCCGGCCGGGGCCCGGTCTGATCCACCACTCGGACCATGGCGTGCAATACACCTCGCTGGCATTCACCCGCCGCTTGGAGGTCCTGGGCATCGCCGGATCAATGGGTTCCGTGGGCGATGCGCTGGACAACGCGATGGCGGAGAGTTTCTACGCGACCCTGCAACGGGAGCTCCTCGACCGCCAAGCCTGGGCCACACGGGATCAACTGCGCATGGCGATCTTCGAGTACGTCGAAGGGTTCTACAACCGGCGGCGGCGTCACTCGGCACTTGGTTACCTCTCGCCCTACGAGTACGAGGAGCGTTGGATCCAGGAGCGAAAGGCTCAGCCACAGGAAGGGGTTGTCGCGTAAGCCTCAACCTGTCCACGAAACCGGGTCAACTTCACAGCCCGAATTGCTACCGATGCGGCAAAAGTGATGACGCATGTGGCTGCTGAAGTTATGCAGGAGGACCGGCTGGTGCTACTTGATCCGGCAGTCCCTCCGTCTGGACCCGTGAGTCCACGGGTGGGAATGGAGTTGATTCTCGCTACACTTCTCGGATTGATGGTGGGCACGGGGGTCGCCTTTGCCTTGGAGGCGTTTGATCGCCGTGTCCGCGATGAGCGCACTGTGGAGCGGCGGCTACAGTTGCCGGTCCTGGGCGTCATCCCCCATATTGAGGATTAGAAAGGAGGCGCCACCTTGTCTCAGACGCGGGAAGCGGGACCCAGGATCGATGGGGGCCGTTGCCAGGGCAGGCGCTCCCGAGAGTTGCGTCCACCCCAGAGAGGGACCGACTCAGGCGTCCTCGCAGGGCTTCAGGGGTATTCTCCGTCAGTCGAGGCCTACCGCCTCGTGCGGACCAATCTGCAGTTCCTAGCGGTGGACAACCCCCTGCGTAGCATCATGATCACCAGTGGTCTTCCTGGGGAGGGCAAGTCCCTGACAGCTGCGAATTTGGCCGTAAGTTTCGCCAGCGCAGGGAAGACTACTGTCCTGGTCGATGCCGACCTACGGCGCCCTGTGCAGTCGTCGTTGTTCGGGCTTCCGAATGTGTATGGTCTCTCTGCGGTCCTCGCTGGCTCCTGTACCCTGAACGAGGCGCTCCAGTCCGTACCGCGTGCCAAGAACCTATGGGTTCTGCCGGCTGGCCCAACGCCGCCCAATCCGGCGGAGTTGCTCGGGTCGCGCCGCGCCCAGGAGCTCTTTACGGGGCTCACCAATGACTATGACGTGGTGATTTACGATACTCCGCCGCCGGTAATGGTCGCAGACCCTCTGGTGCTCGCACCGCAGGTGGACGGCGTGATTCTGGTGGTCAGCGCCCAGAACTCGGATTATGTGCAGTCTCAGAAGGCCAAGGAGGCCCTGGAGAAGGTCGGTGCCCGGATTCTGGGGGCCGTCCTGAACGACGTGCCGCTCAAACAGATGGGTTATTATGCCCGGTACTACCGGCGGCGTTAGCCGGGGGAGCGGAATAAGCAGCGGCTAGTGTGGAGCGAGGGCTTTGGGAGGCGTTACTTTTGGTGGCGGTGCGTCACACCGAGTTAGCATGTTTCGCAGCGGTGCGTTGATCAAAGGGACCCAACGGGGCCCCTATACGAATTGGATGTTTATGGGCGTGTGCTTCCCTCAAGTAGCCACCACACGCTAAGCATGAGACCCACCAGCATGACCCCCGCCGCCACCAGCAGCGTTTCCCGCAGCAGGGCTTTCTCCGAATTTGAGAGAACGTCTTCCGGCGTGGGCCGGTCGACGCGGCGCTGGCGAAGGGCCTTCATAAGGACACGCCAGAACCTGGTCAATCCGGTTTCCTCCTGCTGGTTGTCGAATGCGTGTCGAAACCCGTCATTTCGGGGTCACGTCCTGGTTTCCTGCAGACGGGGCGGCTTTCGTGCATAAATTGCGACGCAAGTCCCACCGGTCTTGGGGCCCCGGTCCCGTAGTGCTCGGGACCTGCGGGGCCGCCCCGGAAAGGAGGGTCTTTCTTGGCCTGGCTCGGCGACACCCCTGCCCCTGTTGATCGGGGTTCGGCGGCGGGGGTTTATAACGTCCGCCACCAGTTCAACGTCCGCGTCCCCATGCGGGACGGGATTACCCTTTCTGCGGACATCTACCGGCCCGACGCCCCGGGCCGCTTCCCCGTGGTGCTGGCCCGGACGCCCTACAACAAGAATTCGCAGCGGGCCTGGCAATATGGGAATTTCTTCGCGAAGCACGGCTACGTCTTCGTCTGGATGGACGTGCGGGGGCGGGGGGACTCGGAGGGGGAGTTCGTCCCCTACCGCAACGACGCCCGGGACGGCTACGACGCCATCGAGTGGCTGGCCCGGCAGCCCTGGTCGACCGGGGACGTGGCCACCTGGGGCGGCTCCTATCTCGGGCGCATCCAGTGGCTGACCGCCCTGGAGAAGCCGCCCCACCTCAAGGCCATGATCGTCCACGTGACGCCGTCGGACCCCTATGTGGAGTGGCCCACGGGCACACCGGGGCCCATGCACGTCTGCTGGAACCGGATGACCGACGGGCGGGTCCTTCAGTACGTGAAGGACGTCGACTGGATGAAGGTCTACGAGCACCTGCCGCTGCTGACCATGGACGAGGCGGCGGGGTTCGTGAGCCGGCACTGGCGGGAGGACTGCGCCCACCCCACCCTGGACGACTGGTGGGAGCCCCTGCGCTACCAGCACCGGTTCCACGAGATCGACCTGCCGGTGCTGCACGTCTCGGGTTGGTACGACGACGAGCAGATCGGCACGCCCCTGAACTTCGCCGGCATGGTGCGGCACGCCCCCAGCGAGCGGGCCCGGCGGGGCCAGAAGCTGATCATGGGGCCCTGGGGGCACCGGGTGAACGAGAGCCGCAAGCTGGGCGAGGTGGACTTCGGCCCCGAGGCCGTCATCGACCTGGACGGGTACGAGGTCCGCTGGCTGGACTACTGGCTCAAGGGCATCGACAACGGCATCGGCGACGAGCCGCCGGTGCGCCTGTTCATCATGGGGGCGAACCGCTGGCGGGACGAGCACGAGTGGCCCCTGGCCCGGACGCGGTGGACGAAGTTCTACCTGCACAGCGGCGGGCGGGCCTACAGCCGCTTCGGCGACGGGGTGCTCTCCACCGAGCCGCCGGCCACCGACGAGCCGCCGGACGTCTACCTCTATGACCCGGCCCGGCCGGTGCCCTTCATCACCGATCCCCTGTCCAGCCAGATCGGCGGCCCCGACGACTACGCCGCCATTGAGACCCGGGGCGACGTGCTGGTCTACTCGACACCGCCCCTGGAGCGGGACGTGGAGGTCACGGGGCCGGTGAAGCTGGTGCTGTACGCCTCGTCGTCGGCGGTGGACACCGACTTCATGGCCAAGCTGGTGGACGTGCACCCCAACGGCTTCTGCCAGCGGCTCTGCGACGGCATGGTACGGGCCCGGTTCCGGGAGGGAATGCACAAGGAGGTCCTGATGGAGCCGGGCCAGGTGTACCGCTTCGAGATCGACCTCTGGAACACCGCCCAGGTGTTCAAGGCGGGGCACCGGATTCGCCTCGAGATCGCCTCCAGCGCCTTCCCCAAGTACGACCGCAACCTGAACACCGGCGAGCCCCTGGCCACCTCCACGCGCATGGTGGTGGCGGAGAACCGGGTCTGGCACACGCCGGCGTGGCCGTCGCATTTGATCCTGCCGGTGATCCCGGAGTAGGGGGCCGGTTACGGCTTCTTCTCCATGACCGCCTCGCTGGTCCGCTGCAAGGCCTGGTGGGCGGCATCGCCCATTTCCTCCACCGTGGTGGCCACCAGCACCTCAACAGCGTAAAGCTGGGCGGCCAACACCGGGAGGGCACCGCTTTGGAGAGGATTCTCCCGCACGGCGATGGGGATCAAGATGTCTGATACCCTGCGGATGGGGGAGCGCGGGTAGTTGGTGATGCTGATGGTCGTGGCACCCGACCGCTTCGCCAGTTCCAGGGAGTGAAGGGTGTCCTGGGTGCTGCCCGAGAAGGAGATGGCCAGGGCCACGTCCGTTGGGCCCAGAACGGCGGCGGAGATGGCCTGCATGTGGGGGTCGCCATGGGCAAAGGCCGGCTTTCCGTGGCGTATCAGCTTATAGGCGGCGATGCGGGCCACCATTCCCGACGTGCCGACCCCGTACACGTCGATCCGGCGGGCCCGGGCCAGTGCCTGGGCCGCCTTCCTTAGGACGGCTGGCGGCAGCACGCCACGGGTATCGGCCAGCGCTTGAACGGTCTGGTCGTGCAGCACAGAAACAGCGGCCAGCTCCCCCAGCCCTGCGGCAGAACCCTCGCCCGCACCGGCGGCCGGCGGCACCAGGCTCCACGCCAGGGCGATCTTCAGGTGCTGAAAGCCCTGGAAGCCCGCCTTGCGGCAGAAGCGCACCACGCTGGCCTCGCTGGTCCCGCAGCGGTCGGCCAGTTCCGTCACGGAAAGGTACACCGCCTCGCCCGGGTTGCTAAGGATGAAGTCAGCGACCTTCCGCTCGCTGGCGGTGAGCTTGTCACGCGCGGTCGTGATGGCTCCGAGAACCGACGCGCCTTGGGGCGTTCCGGGCATGGCGTCCTGGGACAAGGCCGTCCTTCCTCCCTCATGTACGAAGTAATTTTTCATCGAAGCACCGCTACTTGAAGGATTATTCCATTCGGTGTGGAATCCCTCCAGTGCCTGCGGCCGCCAAATCCACGAAAGGAGGGTAGCGACGTGACGCTGGCGGCGCCGGGCGCCCGGCTCGGGGCCGGGTCGACCGATACGGTCGCTTCGAACACAGCTTGAACGGGGGGATAGGGCGGTGGAGCTCTGGCAGGTGCTGGCCCTCACGCTGTGGACGGGTCTCTGCATTTACGACATCCTCGGGCCCAGCGTGTTGCTCGGTTTCCGCCCGCTGATCGCCGGGTTCGGTGCTGGACTGATCATGGGTGACGTCACCCTGGGCATGGCCATCGGCGCCACCATGGAACTGATGGCCCTGGGGGTCTATACCTACGGCGGTGCGACAATTCCAGACTACCAGACAGGCGCCATCCTGGGTACGGCTCTAGCGGCCGCCAGCGACCAGGGGGTAGCCTTCGGCCTGACGGTGGGCATTCCCGCGGCCCTTCTGATGACGCAGCTCGACGTGCTGGGGCGCTTCCTGCCGACCTTCTGGATCCATGCGGCCGACCGGGCTGCGGAGGAGGCCAACTTGCGGAAGCTGGGATTCCTTCACTGGACAGCCTTCCTGCCCTGGTGCCTGACGCGGATGATCCCGGTCTTCCTGGCGGCCTGGCTGGGCCCTGCGGCCGTGGAAGCCTTCTCCCACTCCATTCCCGAGTGGTTCATGAAGGGGATGACGACGGTCGGGCACGTGTTGCCGGCTCTGGGCTTCGCCATGCTGTTGAAGATCATGCCTGTGGAGCGCTACTGGTACTTCATGCTGTTCGGCTTCGTCCTCTTCGCCTACATGAAGGTCAGCCTTCTGGGGATCGCCATCTTTGCCCTGGCCCTGACCATCGTCTACACCCGCCTAAAGTACGGGGACGAGGAGGCGTCTTCCGGTGTCTGAGCGCAAGTTGAGCCGCCGCGACCTAGTGTCCGCCTTCATCCGTTACCTGCTCGGCTTCCAGGTGTCCTGGAACTACGAGCGCATGCAGGCCCTGGGCTTCTGTTACTCCATGGTGCCGGTCCTCAAGCGACTCTACCCCAACCGGGACGACCTGGCCCAGGCCCTCAAACGCCACCTGAGCTTCTTCAACACCAACCCCATCGTGGGTGGGCCCGCCATCCTGGGCTCTGCCATTGGCATGGAGGAGGCGGGGAGCCCCTCCTCGGCGGAAGGCGTCAAAGTCAGCCTCATGGGCCCGCTGGCCGGCGTCGGCGACACCCTGGTCTGGGCCCTGTACAACAGCATCCTGTTCACCATCGGTGCCTCCCTGGCGTTGCAGGGCAACGTGGCCGGTCCCCTGCTGGTGATCGTCCTCGTGGCAATCCCGTACACGCTGGCCCGTTGGTGGCAGTTCTGGTGGGCCTATACCCAGGGCCGGAATCTGGCCGTGTCCTTAGCCCGCGGCATGCTTACGCGGCTAACCGACGCCGCCATGATTCTCGGCCTGAAGTTGACCCGGTTTCGTGGACAGGTTGAGGCTTACGCGACAACCCCTTCCTGTGGCTGAGCCTTTCGCTCCTGGATCCAACGCTCCTCGTACTCGTAGGGCGAGAGGTAACCAAGTGCCGAGTGACGCCGCCGCCGGTTGTAGAACCCTTCGACGTACTCGAAGATCGCCATGCGCAGTTGATCCCGTGTGGCCCAGGCTTGGCGGTCGAGGAGCTCCCGTTGCAGGGTCGCGTAGAAACTCTCCGCCATCGCGTTGTCCAGCGCATCGCCCACGGAACCCATTGATCCGGCGATGCCCAGGACCTCCAAGCGGCGGGTGAATGCCAGCGAGGTGTATTGCACGCCATGGTCCGAGTGGTGGATCAGACCGGGCCCCGGCCGGCGACGCCGTACCGCCATGGTGACGGCGTCGACCACCAACTCCGCCACGGGCCGGTCCCCCATGGCCCAGCCCACCACGGCGCGGGAGAAGGCATCCACCACCGTGGCCAGGTACAGCCAGCCTTCCTCCGTGCGATGCTGCGTGAGGTCCGCCACCCACACCCGGTTGGGGGCATCGGGCACAAACTGCCGACCCAGCCGATCAGGGTAGACGGGGCGGCGGGGATCCCGGAGTGATCCCCGGGTCCGGCGCCGGTGCACGCCGGCCAGCCCCATAGCCCGCATCAGCCGGGCGACCCGCTTCCGACCACAGCGGACCCCATGCGTCAACCGCAGCTCTGCATGGATGCGGGGCGCGCCATACGTGCCCCGGCTGCCAGCATGGATGAGCCGGATCCGCTGGCTCAAATCCGCGTCCTCCTGGGACCGTCTGGAGGCACCCGTTGCCGCCATGCGTAATAGCCACTCGTCGAGACGCCCAGGACACGGCACAGCGTGGCCACCGGATGGTGGGCCTTCTCCTGCTCGATGAACCGAAACACGGTCACCGGTTCCGTCGGCTCTCCTGGGCAAAAAAGGCTGCGGCTTTTTTTAGGATTTCACGCTCCTCCCGCAGGATCCGGTTCTCCCGCCGCAGCCGGTTGAGTTCCTCCCGTTCGGCGGTCGTCAACCCGGGGCGCTGCCCCGCGTCGATCCCGGCTTGCCGAACCCACTTCCGCAGGCTGGCCTCCGAGACGCCGAGGTCGGCGGCAATCTGCTGGAGCTTCTTCCCACTCTCCCGGACGAGGCGGACGGCTTCGGCCCGGAACTCGGGAGGATACGGCGGCTTGGTAGCCGGCATGGGGATCACCCTTTCCGGGGCTTACGCCCCAAGTATCGGGGTGTCCACTAAACCGGGGCAAGTCCAGCCTCGTGGTGCTGGGCGGGTTCATCCCCTCGGTGATCTCGGCGACTACACCCCTGACCTACCAGCAGACGGTCACCGTGGAGGGCCAGACGGTCACGCAGACGGTCAAGCTCCAGGAGCAGCTGGACAGCTTGCTGCCGGGGCTGATCCCCATCCTCCTGACCGGCCTGGCCTACTACCTGTTGAAGAAGCGGGGCTGGAGCCCACAAGCGGTGTTGGCCGTTCTCTTTGTCCTGGGCCTGGTGTTCGGGGCCCTGGGCTGGCTGGCTTGAAAGTAGGCGGCCTCACGGCCGCCGCACGAAGTGCCTGGCTGGAGGCGGGCTCGAAGGCTGCTGTGTGAAGGCCGCCGAGCCAGGCCGGTGGGACCGGCAGGAGCGGTGTATGAAGGACGGCGCGGGGGCGGGGGGCGCCCCGTCCCCGCTTGGGGAGGTTAGGCATGTCCAAGTATCTCGACACCATTCTACAGCTTCTGGCGCAGGTTGCCCGCCGCAATGAAGAGGCCATCGGTCGGGCTGCAGCGGTGGTAGCCAGCGTGATCGAACAGGACGGGCTGGTCTACGTCTTCGGCTCGGGCCACTCACAGCTGCTGGCGGCAGAATTGCACATGCGGGCGGGGGGCCTGGTGCCTATTCAGGCCATCTGGGACCCGGGCTTCGGCCGGGCGGAACGGGTCGAGGGCTACGCCCTGTCCCTTCTGGAAGACTACGAGTTCCGCCCCGGCGAGGCCATGATCGTGATCAGCAACTCCGGCCGCAATCCCGCCCCCGTGGAAGTGGCCCTGCGGGCCAAAGAGCTGGGGCTTACGGTCATCGCGGTCACGGCGGTGGAGTACAGCCTGGGCCAGCCGTCCCGACACCGGTCGGGTCGGCGGCTGTGCGAGGTGGCCGACATCGTCCTGGACACCATGGGGGTCCCCGGCGACGCCCTGGTGCCGCTGCCGGGGGGTGGTGCCGCCGGCCCGGCGTCGACGGTGGTCGGCGCGGCCCTGCTCAACGCCGTGGTGGTGGCGGCGGCAGAGGAACTGCAACGGCGCGGCCAGGTGCCGCCCCTCCTGCAGTCCGTCAACCTGGACGGGACGTCCAATGAGGCGGTGCTGCAGCGGTACCGCGGCCGCCTCAGGCGGGTGCTTTAGCATGACGGTGATTCTTGTGGGACACGGCAGCCTGCCGCAGGGCATGCTGGCTGCGGCGGAACTGATCCTGGGCCCGCAGGAGCAGGTCCACGCCCTGGGCCTGGAGCCGGGCGACAGCCCGGAGGTCCTGGCCGGCCGCCTGGAGTCCCTGGTCGCCGGTGCCGAGCGTGGGGTTCTAGTCCTAGCCGACCTCTTTGGAGGAAGTCCGGCCAATGCCGCAGCACGGGTGCTCATGGGCGGCAGCCGGGGGGTGCAGGTGGTGGCAGGCCTCAACCTACCCATGCTTCTTGAGGTGCTCATGGCGCGCCTGCAGGGTGTGGCTGATGCGGCCGAACTGGCCCGCCGGGCCGCCGAGGCGGGGCGGGACGGCGTACGTGACATGCGGCCAATCTTCGGCGGGTGAGCGTGGTGACATCAAATGCCGGTGTTACACGTCCGGATCGATAACCGTCTAATCCATGGCCAGGTGGCCGTGGCTTGGTCCAAGCATATCGGCGCCAAGACGCTCATCGTCAGCAGCGACGAGGTGGCTCGGGATGAATTCCAGG
This is a stretch of genomic DNA from Thermaerobacter sp. PB12/4term. It encodes these proteins:
- a CDS encoding PTS system mannose/fructose/sorbose family transporter subunit IID, with the translated sequence MSERKLSRRDLVSAFIRYLLGFQVSWNYERMQALGFCYSMVPVLKRLYPNRDDLAQALKRHLSFFNTNPIVGGPAILGSAIGMEEAGSPSSAEGVKVSLMGPLAGVGDTLVWALYNSILFTIGASLALQGNVAGPLLVIVLVAIPYTLARWWQFWWAYTQGRNLAVSLARGMLTRLTDAAMILGLKLTRFRGQVEAYATTPSCG
- a CDS encoding PTS sugar transporter subunit IIA; its protein translation is MTVILVGHGSLPQGMLAAAELILGPQEQVHALGLEPGDSPEVLAGRLESLVAGAERGVLVLADLFGGSPANAAARVLMGGSRGVQVVAGLNLPMLLEVLMARLQGVADAAELARRAAEAGRDGVRDMRPIFGG
- a CDS encoding CocE/NonD family hydrolase, with product MAWLGDTPAPVDRGSAAGVYNVRHQFNVRVPMRDGITLSADIYRPDAPGRFPVVLARTPYNKNSQRAWQYGNFFAKHGYVFVWMDVRGRGDSEGEFVPYRNDARDGYDAIEWLARQPWSTGDVATWGGSYLGRIQWLTALEKPPHLKAMIVHVTPSDPYVEWPTGTPGPMHVCWNRMTDGRVLQYVKDVDWMKVYEHLPLLTMDEAAGFVSRHWREDCAHPTLDDWWEPLRYQHRFHEIDLPVLHVSGWYDDEQIGTPLNFAGMVRHAPSERARRGQKLIMGPWGHRVNESRKLGEVDFGPEAVIDLDGYEVRWLDYWLKGIDNGIGDEPPVRLFIMGANRWRDEHEWPLARTRWTKFYLHSGGRAYSRFGDGVLSTEPPATDEPPDVYLYDPARPVPFITDPLSSQIGGPDDYAAIETRGDVLVYSTPPLERDVEVTGPVKLVLYASSSAVDTDFMAKLVDVHPNGFCQRLCDGMVRARFREGMHKEVLMEPGQVYRFEIDLWNTAQVFKAGHRIRLEIASSAFPKYDRNLNTGEPLATSTRMVVAENRVWHTPAWPSHLILPVIPE
- a CDS encoding PTS sugar transporter subunit IIC encodes the protein MELWQVLALTLWTGLCIYDILGPSVLLGFRPLIAGFGAGLIMGDVTLGMAIGATMELMALGVYTYGGATIPDYQTGAILGTALAAASDQGVAFGLTVGIPAALLMTQLDVLGRFLPTFWIHAADRAAEEANLRKLGFLHWTAFLPWCLTRMIPVFLAAWLGPAAVEAFSHSIPEWFMKGMTTVGHVLPALGFAMLLKIMPVERYWYFMLFGFVLFAYMKVSLLGIAIFALALTIVYTRLKYGDEEASSGV
- a CDS encoding sugar isomerase domain-containing protein, whose amino-acid sequence is MSKYLDTILQLLAQVARRNEEAIGRAAAVVASVIEQDGLVYVFGSGHSQLLAAELHMRAGGLVPIQAIWDPGFGRAERVEGYALSLLEDYEFRPGEAMIVISNSGRNPAPVEVALRAKELGLTVIAVTAVEYSLGQPSRHRSGRRLCEVADIVLDTMGVPGDALVPLPGGGAAGPASTVVGAALLNAVVVAAAEELQRRGQVPPLLQSVNLDGTSNEAVLQRYRGRLRRVL
- a CDS encoding CpsD/CapB family tyrosine-protein kinase, producing MRPPQRGTDSGVLAGLQGYSPSVEAYRLVRTNLQFLAVDNPLRSIMITSGLPGEGKSLTAANLAVSFASAGKTTVLVDADLRRPVQSSLFGLPNVYGLSAVLAGSCTLNEALQSVPRAKNLWVLPAGPTPPNPAELLGSRRAQELFTGLTNDYDVVIYDTPPPVMVADPLVLAPQVDGVILVVSAQNSDYVQSQKAKEALEKVGARILGAVLNDVPLKQMGYYARYYRRR
- a CDS encoding PTS system mannose/fructose/sorbose family transporter subunit IID, whose product is MVLGGFIPSVISATTPLTYQQTVTVEGQTVTQTVKLQEQLDSLLPGLIPILLTGLAYYLLKKRGWSPQAVLAVLFVLGLVFGALGWLA
- a CDS encoding MurR/RpiR family transcriptional regulator — protein: MSQDAMPGTPQGASVLGAITTARDKLTASERKVADFILSNPGEAVYLSVTELADRCGTSEASVVRFCRKAGFQGFQHLKIALAWSLVPPAAGAGEGSAAGLGELAAVSVLHDQTVQALADTRGVLPPAVLRKAAQALARARRIDVYGVGTSGMVARIAAYKLIRHGKPAFAHGDPHMQAISAAVLGPTDVALAISFSGSTQDTLHSLELAKRSGATTISITNYPRSPIRRVSDILIPIAVRENPLQSGALPVLAAQLYAVEVLVATTVEEMGDAAHQALQRTSEAVMEKKP